tgatctgggtggctgtggattggatcgtaaaagcaccaccgGAGGATGGTAAATTagtcagttggcaatcaaagaaacagacttgtgtttcgttatccactacagaagctgaatatattgttccagcatcctgtacatctcaagtcgtatggatacaaagtcaactccgggattatgggctaaacatgaagaaaatcccactatattgtgactctgaaagcgcaattagaatttgtcacaacccagtgcaacactcgaagactaagcatatagcactgagatatcatttcatcaaagatcacgtcgaagatggtaacgtagaaattcacttcgtcagaacgactgatcaactggcagacatattcacaaaggccttacccgaagcaagcttcaataagattctacaaggcctaggaatgatgcaagccgagTCTGTACCAAAATTGCCTTCGCTTTCATAAAGGTTACAAGCGAAATAGAGCaaactgaaatgaaccgaacgttcggtctatttcggattcggtccatttcgggtgaagttcgatcatgaaccgaaatgaaccgagcgttcggtctagttcgggttcggtccttcttaACTCGTTCGTTTTTTTAAGGCATTTCAACTGTTTTCTTGGGTACAACTTTTTCATTACTTCCTTTCTACTTataaaatcccaaaaaaaaattctttatcTTGCTCTCATAATAAttcttataaaatccaaaaatatttttctttttgttcaaTTACTTCAttctctcaaaacacaaaaatattttttttatctaatgtttttttgttttgttttcgtTTAAGTATGATTCTCGATGGCAAAGCTAAGGTAGGTAAATGGGTTTATTAGTtaggagtccctagaagcatgctgctgtatgttgacCAAAGCATCGactgattttgagtgaagccttaatagcATGATTTATACCCATCATGCTTTCCCAATACAGGCTATCaagttcactctaatcatgagctaccttactctactcacattgagttttgagttttctgcttggtccttcttttatttaaagcagaggtacatttgctccttataccatctccatcatctttctccattataattcgcttcatcaatataacccctaagactctcagtattaaccactgaggtttatggttataccaagtctgtgtttgtgatcttagtttcatgccactatgtactaagtgaaacccaaagttcaacacctataatgaattgacggtgaattcaaaACATTCAAGCTTTTACTTGTTACACAAtggaatctctttttcttttgagtgatctttatgagcTTGCCTTCCACCAAGGCTTCTCTAACCCTCAAAGatccagtttaattttttttaagatttcCATTCATCTCTCGTCACTATAAAGTTTAtcatacctacttgttcaacagatcgcaatgatctcacaagtacttcattcggtttcggtcttatgttaagtatcgaaattatgaactgaagcgaaagccaccctctttAACCTTAACAAAATgcctttcaaaacttctcaacaagttattgatcgttattcaatgggaaaccaagcaagcactttaatgtctctcttgactttgaaggaagtgatttttgcccAGAGTCAATTGTTTTATGTCATATTACGACATCACATATGATCCCTAAAATctcgttttatttctttatcttttacaccctatgcatgaaaatttttaattttccaaattctagTTTTGTACAGAATGATAATTCAAATGCTAAAGGCACAAAGATTCCAACGTCATGAGAAGAAACGATTGGGATAAAGTGGAAGCTGACTCAGCGGCTATCCAaacggtttggcgatttgaaaaagtgAGTTTTATGAAAGGGCGTGTAAAAGAGAAACGTTTTTTTCTCTCCTGCGTCATCTTCGGCATGCCAACTGTTCACCCATCTACTCGGGCGCTATTTTTGAGAtaatccatgatttcaactggatttttctctctcttccttatacgtataaaaggaattggaacggtaCTCTCTCAACCTTTATCACCTCCCAAAACTTTCTCAAAGAAACCCGACGATTCTCTGCAACTGTTCATCGTCTTCTCCAAGCTACAACAATGGCAGACTCATCATCCGTTCACGATACCTCAGTTTGTCAACCGCTTCTCAccatcaaaacccaacagaacctgatcattgatctcacttcATTCATCTATGAgccctatatgttgtatgtggttgagtgtctcaaatactcaccactcATCGACACACTGACTAAGGTTGAAGTGGTTCCAATGTCGTGCTTGTCTCTTGTCTACTCTACTGCATTCTATGACAAGATTAATGAACGGATTCATTTTGAACTCCATGATGAGAAGACCTCCATCTccaaaagtcgattttgtgccctaattggtctttctcaagatccATCTTTGGTAAATCCTGATTCTATTACAACTGGTCAACTGTTCTCTATGTTCTATCAGATGGAGTATACCGAAACCCTAACCACTgttacgaagttcaagaagtcctaccttcctcctcaatggaatggccttttcacgCTATTgttcaagggactgtctgagaggagcATTGTCTACGATGGTGCAAGCAAGTCATTCATGACGGTGTTGTATGGGTTGTACAATGGCCTTAACCTAgattatgggtccattatttggcaGCAGTTGGTTCAAAGCTTGGTTTCTTCCTCCAGGCATTCTGAGATCTCATGTGGGCGTTTCTGGTCTCTCATCACCAACTGGGCAATGGATCGTCTTCATGTTCCAATAATGGCAGACTCCTTTCTCTCCTCTATTGCCACCTTTCACACGACGAAAATCATCGTCACTGACCCAACCAAGTTTTCATTCATTGGACCCATTCCTGAAGCTATGCTCGGTCGTATTTCAGTGTCGAGTAACATTCTTCAAAAGTACAGGAAGCGTCCATCTGTTGGTCCAAGAGAGCTTACACCGGCAATGCTTCGttccattgaagaggctgacaagccagccAAGAGGGGTAAAAAGCCTGAAACACAGAAAGAGGGACCGGTCATTAAACCAACCAAGGGGCAAACCCCCAAGAAGCGGAAATCTGATAAAGCTGCAACTTCTCAGGCTCAACCAAAAAAGCAGAAGAAGCCTGCTAGGAaacttattcttcaatcctctAGTGATTCGGATTCCGAATATGTCCCTCCTAAGCAGAAGAACGCTCCACCTTCAGAATCTGAGAGTGAAAGCTCTGATGAAGAGGCTTCGGGCCGAGGGGACACTCTGCCTCGCTCCCCTACTCCAGAAATTCCGGTTCGCTCTTCTCCTCTTTCACCCCCACCGGTTACCATCCCAGTTTCCATCCTTCCTATCTCTCCAATTACCACCTCTCAACCCTTTACTACAATTCCTATTCCCACACCCATTTTCAGAGATACAACTACTACCACTACTACTACAAAACCTGTCTTTACTATTCCCAATCCACCTATAACCGAACCTCCTGTCACAACCGAACCTTCACCTTCTTCAAAACCCTTATCCCCCACACCATCTACTGAAACAACCCCTATTttaggcggtgaggacttggaatttgattccacatatttcagtccttatcgagtacagagcgatgatgatgacgatgagcctGTTACAAAACGTCATCTCAAGGCAGTAAACGACAAGCTAGACCAACCgctttcatcttcttcctctgGTGCCTATTCAAAGGCTGCCTTAAAGGCCTTGTTCTCTTCGGTCGTCGCCGAACACAGTGCTACTTTATCTGCTGCAGCCAAGGCTATTGAAGCCTCTACTTCCTAATGTCAACAGGCTTCTCTCGCTGTTGATGCCTctactaaggagtgcaaggaagcgaccgcaaaagtcgataaactagtttcagAAGCTCACTTATTTCTAGACTCTTTGCAGGCTACTACTGCCAAAAATGCTGAAATTGTCAATACTTCAATAGAGAATCTCCAAAGGTCTCTTCAATCTGAGCGCTCGAGTCTTGAAGCGGCATGCCAAGCCATTGAAGAAGCCAATGAATCACTCCATGCTAATGTCAACAAACGTTTAACTCAACTGGAAGCGGAATTAGCAGTGGAAAATCGGATTATGGATGAGCTTGACAGACACACAGCCCAG
The genomic region above belongs to Lactuca sativa cultivar Salinas chromosome 4, Lsat_Salinas_v11, whole genome shotgun sequence and contains:
- the LOC111884909 gene encoding uncharacterized protein LOC111884909, whose protein sequence is MTVLYGLYNGLNLDYGSIIWQQLVQSLVSSSRHSEISCGRFWSLITNWAMDRLHVPIMADSFLSSIATFHTTKIIVTDPTKFSFIGPIPEAMLGRISVSSNILQKYRKRPSVGPRELTPAMLRSIEEADKPAKRGKKPETQKEGPVIKPTKGQTPKKRKSDKAATSQAQPKKQKKPARKLILQSSSDSDSEYVPPKQKNAPPSESESESSDEEASGRGDTLPRSPTPEIPVRSSPLSPPPVTIPVSILPISPITTSQPFTTIPIPTPIFRDTTTTTTTTKPVFTIPNPPITEPPSDDDDDEPVTKRHLKAVNDKLDQPLSSSSSGAYSKAALKALFSSVVAEHSATLSAAAKATTAKNAEIVNTSIENLQRSLQSERSSLEAACQAIEEANESLHANVNKRLTQLEAELAVENRIMDELDRHTAQLKLQTHKLRTTNAEINDLKSEREVIRSSAADVHSILLHLIEAHDPIITITVRRHLANKLRPALDILSRIEGVPN